A genomic window from Candidatus Scalindua japonica includes:
- a CDS encoding tetratricopeptide repeat protein, with amino-acid sequence MLTKISTLKKRIIQFPYNSINWMDIAFYYAIIGQIRKAKRSVDVAVSLSPNNRFVLRSAVRFYLHIGEVDKALYIIKKSYLVSIDPWITSVEIALTQRFGLKSKYYKKGIQLLTSRNYSNFCLSELNCTIGTLQYNSGSNRKAKKYIVDSLIDPNENVLTQAEWLLPNINIPITNRPNLKFLSEANTRKYFLESKFKESLSSALDWIKFQPFCTGASSFGSYIASVCLEEYGTAIDISKKALITSPGDPTLINNLAHALCLDGQISEASEVIGNIDITKVTPLDKYIITATNGLICYNIGEAEKGFQLYSDSVEFFKKNNDRGRIAIALYYWGKAEIHCDKTRGEKILNESEALSKELNLVEILNKF; translated from the coding sequence GTGCTTACAAAGATATCTACTCTTAAAAAAAGGATAATACAATTTCCATATAACTCTATTAATTGGATGGATATTGCTTTCTATTACGCCATCATTGGCCAAATTAGAAAAGCAAAAAGGAGTGTTGATGTTGCAGTTAGCCTTTCACCAAATAATCGTTTTGTACTGCGCTCTGCAGTTAGATTTTATCTTCATATTGGCGAGGTGGATAAAGCACTATATATAATCAAAAAATCTTATCTTGTATCAATAGACCCTTGGATAACCTCTGTAGAAATTGCTCTCACACAAAGGTTTGGACTAAAATCTAAATACTATAAGAAGGGTATTCAGTTACTTACTTCTAGAAATTATTCCAATTTCTGCCTTTCGGAACTGAACTGTACGATTGGGACATTACAGTATAACAGTGGATCAAATAGAAAAGCTAAGAAATACATTGTTGACTCACTAATTGACCCAAATGAGAATGTTCTCACTCAGGCGGAATGGTTATTACCTAATATTAATATACCAATAACAAACAGGCCTAATTTGAAGTTTTTGTCAGAAGCAAATACAAGAAAGTATTTTCTAGAGAGCAAATTTAAAGAATCACTATCTAGTGCTCTTGATTGGATTAAATTCCAACCGTTTTGTACAGGAGCAAGCTCGTTTGGTTCTTATATCGCCTCAGTTTGTTTAGAAGAATATGGTACTGCAATTGATATTTCAAAAAAAGCTTTAATTACTTCCCCAGGAGATCCAACTCTTATTAATAACTTGGCACATGCACTTTGTTTAGATGGCCAGATCAGTGAAGCTTCTGAAGTCATAGGAAATATTGATATAACGAAGGTTACACCTTTAGACAAGTATATAATTACAGCGACTAATGGATTAATTTGCTACAATATTGGCGAGGCGGAGAAAGGATTTCAATTATATTCAGATTCTGTTGAGTTCTTTAAAAAAAATAATGACCGAGGCAGGATTGCAATTGCTTTGTATTACTGGGGAAAGGCAGAGATTCATTGTGACAAGACACGAGGAGAAAAAATATTAAATGAGTCAGAAGCACTTTCAAAAGAACTTAATCTCGTAGAAATTTTAAATAAATTCTAA
- a CDS encoding zonular occludens toxin domain-containing protein encodes MGSGKTYYAVNHVLKSYYTWSNELDSWIPKERDVDVRVYTNIKNMKLGEDLDKFISDAGGLSTFFNNKYQETFCMNSNVIYIIDEAQAGNYFHRKFYDVNVFLFFQMHRHLGCDIYLITQDVRCLARELQQLAEYVIKAVRRSNSIGKSFTYKFYSGDECFKTKRIKQDQKVFGMYRSMIISEGEKIKSIPFKHILIFVGLVVCAGLIFRFGFMKIFHNMNKNHVYRKSETVEEYRESQLKPERLEREGSNTYRIVGIIDGHYVVKTPKGLKKVKIIEANKKNIRDEIKIEKL; translated from the coding sequence ATTGGTTCCGGTAAAACGTACTATGCAGTTAATCATGTTTTAAAATCATATTATACATGGTCTAATGAATTAGACTCTTGGATTCCGAAAGAAAGAGACGTTGATGTTAGGGTTTATACAAACATTAAGAACATGAAACTTGGTGAAGACTTGGATAAGTTTATTTCAGATGCTGGTGGACTTTCTACTTTTTTTAATAATAAATATCAAGAGACTTTCTGTATGAATTCAAATGTTATTTATATAATTGATGAAGCACAGGCAGGAAATTATTTTCATCGTAAGTTTTATGATGTTAATGTGTTTCTTTTCTTCCAGATGCATCGTCATTTGGGCTGTGATATCTATTTGATAACCCAGGACGTCCGTTGTCTGGCGAGAGAATTGCAACAGTTGGCTGAGTACGTAATAAAGGCAGTGCGACGTTCTAATTCTATTGGCAAGAGTTTTACCTATAAATTTTACTCTGGTGATGAATGCTTTAAGACAAAAAGAATAAAACAAGATCAAAAAGTCTTTGGAATGTACCGATCAATGATAATTAGTGAAGGTGAAAAGATTAAAAGTATCCCATTTAAACATATATTAATTTTTGTCGGTTTGGTTGTATGTGCTGGTTTGATATTTAGATTTGGTTTTATGAAAATCTTTCACAATATGAATAAAAATCACGTTTATCGCAAATCTGAAACAGTTGAAGAATACAGAGAATCTCAACTTAAACCGGAAAGATTAGAGAGAGAGGGTAGTAACACGTATAGAATCGTTGGTATTATTGACGGTCATTACGTTGTAAAAACCCCTAAAGGATTGAAAAAAGTAAAGATCATTGAAGCGAATAAAAAAAATATACGTGATGAAATAAAAATCGAAAAATTATAG
- a CDS encoding type II secretion system protein GspD: MQFEKVELTDVVSLLMGIIKENYIIVDDFIGSVNIEIKGKFKRDEILKMVRTVLNSKNYQLIKNGALYGIHNSESLNDLNIQISPDDTKNVYLYRLQYERSENLKSLLNDVFPEIVITENRSINVLIIKASIDDYQKVKDVIKPFDKRPKQVLVEFTIMEVTLNNALQYGVEYFFNTNNNRGGQASLLTEGITSLTSGLPGKGLKAFTFHRDVNSFITILNSESRVEILSKPHVLVQDGQTSVIKIGRSEPIRKGTSVSENGLRSENIEYRDVGVILNVKVDVEENNVVKLYLSQEISDIIQTVQNPLIDSPSFTKNSLEMTTLINDGQKIYVGGLMENSINKKIRKIPLLGDIPYLGKMFRSEDINKTKTELILLLSVEILFNEKDFENQKLKFERKI; the protein is encoded by the coding sequence ATGCAGTTTGAGAAAGTTGAACTGACAGACGTTGTCAGTCTCTTGATGGGGATCATTAAAGAGAATTACATAATTGTTGATGATTTTATCGGTTCTGTAAATATCGAAATAAAAGGTAAATTTAAAAGAGATGAAATACTGAAAATGGTTCGTACTGTCTTAAATAGTAAAAACTATCAGCTTATAAAAAATGGTGCATTATATGGGATTCATAACAGTGAAAGCCTGAACGATCTTAATATACAGATTTCACCGGATGACACAAAAAATGTTTATCTTTATCGCCTGCAATATGAACGCTCTGAGAATCTTAAATCATTGTTAAATGATGTGTTTCCTGAAATTGTGATAACTGAAAACAGAAGTATCAATGTGTTAATCATTAAGGCCAGTATAGACGATTATCAAAAAGTTAAAGATGTCATCAAACCATTTGACAAACGGCCAAAACAAGTACTGGTTGAATTTACTATTATGGAAGTCACTTTAAATAACGCTCTTCAATATGGTGTCGAGTATTTTTTTAATACAAACAATAATAGAGGTGGTCAAGCGTCATTATTAACAGAGGGAATAACATCCTTAACCTCTGGTCTTCCCGGTAAAGGTCTCAAGGCTTTCACTTTCCATCGAGATGTAAACTCTTTCATCACTATTTTAAATTCTGAAAGCAGAGTAGAGATACTTTCAAAACCTCATGTGTTAGTCCAGGACGGACAGACCTCAGTTATTAAAATTGGTCGGTCAGAACCTATAAGAAAAGGAACTTCAGTAAGTGAAAATGGTTTAAGGTCTGAAAATATCGAATATCGAGACGTTGGTGTAATACTTAACGTCAAGGTTGATGTTGAAGAAAACAATGTTGTTAAATTATATCTTAGCCAGGAAATTAGCGACATTATTCAAACTGTCCAAAACCCTTTGATTGACTCACCATCGTTTACAAAAAATTCACTTGAAATGACTACATTGATTAATGACGGACAGAAAATTTATGTAGGTGGTTTAATGGAAAACTCAATAAATAAGAAAATCAGAAAAATACCGCTTCTTGGTGATATCCCTTATCTTGGGAAGATGTTCAGGTCTGAGGATATCAATAAAACTAAAACGGAGTTGATCTTGCTTCTCTCTGTTGAAATTCTCTTTAATGAAAAGGACTTTGAAAACCAGAAACTCAAATTTGAGAGGAAAATATAA
- a CDS encoding RNA-directed DNA polymerase, producing the protein MNKIPPHKSLFKVTKNKGLPIGNLNSQFFANIYLNLLDQFVKHQLKCRYYVRYCDDLLLLSRDREELIMWKDKIEIFLDDKPQLELRKSFKLQPVSNGIDFLGYIVRPDYLLVR; encoded by the coding sequence TTGAACAAAATTCCTCCTCATAAGAGCCTGTTTAAAGTAACAAAAAACAAGGGGCTTCCAATCGGAAATTTAAACAGTCAATTCTTTGCCAATATCTATTTAAATCTGCTTGACCAATTTGTAAAGCATCAGTTGAAGTGCCGATATTATGTGCGTTACTGTGATGATCTTCTGCTTCTCTCAAGAGACAGGGAGGAGCTCATAATGTGGAAAGACAAAATTGAGATATTTCTTGATGACAAGCCCCAACTGGAACTGCGGAAATCGTTTAAACTCCAACCGGTTAGTAACGGGATTGATTTTCTGGGTTATATAGTACGGCCGGATTATCTGTTGGTAAGATGA
- a CDS encoding cold-shock protein has translation MINGIVKWFSDVKGVGFISQQSGDDVFVHHSSIRCNGFKTLFAGDKVTFEIEEGLKGTRAANVFKV, from the coding sequence ATGATAAACGGGATCGTAAAGTGGTTTAGCGATGTAAAAGGAGTCGGCTTTATTTCTCAGCAAAGTGGAGATGATGTCTTTGTACATCATTCTTCAATCCGGTGTAATGGCTTTAAGACTCTTTTTGCGGGCGACAAGGTAACGTTTGAAATTGAAGAGGGACTAAAGGGCACCAGAGCTGCAAACGTTTTCAAAGTATAA
- a CDS encoding formylglycine-generating enzyme family protein: MKIVVSLVTTLLLFLFSQIVIAEPEMVFVKGGCFEMGDTFDEGEDDENPVHEICVNDFYIGKYEVTETEWAEMMKTSKSDVNGSGNYPVENVSWEDVHNYIIKLNKMTGKNYRLPTEAEWEYAARSGGNKERWAGTSDEAELKDYAWYEDNSERMAHPVGQKNPNGLGIHDMCGNVWEWVFDNYDEQYYESGHKDNPNGPLTGFYRVLRGGSWINTPMDVRTAVRGRRIPMDWFQHEGFRLVLSHKTKLKKE; this comes from the coding sequence ATGAAGATAGTTGTAAGTCTTGTAACCACTCTATTATTGTTTTTGTTTTCACAAATAGTCATTGCGGAACCTGAGATGGTGTTTGTCAAGGGAGGATGTTTTGAGATGGGAGACACCTTTGATGAGGGAGAAGATGATGAAAATCCGGTACATGAGATTTGTGTAAATGATTTTTATATAGGCAAGTACGAGGTGACAGAAACGGAATGGGCGGAAATGATGAAAACAAGTAAATCTGATGTAAACGGCAGTGGAAATTATCCGGTAGAAAATGTAAGCTGGGAAGACGTACATAATTATATAATAAAGCTAAATAAAATGACTGGTAAAAATTATCGATTACCAACAGAGGCAGAGTGGGAATATGCGGCTAGAAGCGGAGGCAATAAGGAACGTTGGGCAGGGACGAGTGATGAGGCTGAACTTAAGGATTATGCATGGTATGAAGATAACTCAGAGAGAATGGCACACCCGGTCGGACAGAAAAACCCTAACGGGCTCGGCATACACGATATGTGTGGGAATGTATGGGAGTGGGTATTTGATAATTATGATGAGCAATATTATGAAAGTGGCCATAAGGATAATCCAAATGGACCTTTAACGGGGTTTTATCGTGTTCTCCGTGGTGGTTCCTGGATCAACACGCCGATGGATGTGCGTACTGCAGTCCGGGGTAGACGCATACCAATGGATTGGTTTCAGCATGAAGGTTTTCGTTTAGTCCTTTCACACAAGACAAAACTTAAAAAGGAGTGA
- the acpP gene encoding acyl carrier protein, giving the protein MSTEERLKEMVIKQLSKDGKPVTLETSFVNDLEADSLDIVELVMELEDAFGVNIPDEDAERIKTVGDAVKYINEYTNKNGK; this is encoded by the coding sequence ATGTCAACAGAGGAAAGATTAAAAGAGATGGTTATTAAGCAATTAAGTAAAGACGGGAAACCGGTTACACTTGAAACATCTTTTGTAAATGACTTAGAAGCAGACTCACTTGATATAGTAGAACTTGTTATGGAATTAGAGGACGCATTTGGGGTAAATATTCCGGACGAAGATGCAGAGAGAATAAAAACCGTTGGTGATGCCGTAAAGTATATTAATGAATATACAAATAAAAATGGCAAGTAG
- a CDS encoding glycosyltransferase, whose protein sequence is MISLKQENLTVLHVATLNQPIRPNLGYGPIETVIYNIDKGLDASGHRSIVACSGDSRVFGEHHVTVDRSAGDYWSDNTTEKHKAMNIHLSKALYRARRGDIDIIHAHDPKAVEFMYDSVFKMNVPIVMTLHVSAEDSSLGGAYQRWANHLLASPLVYCAAISEYQKKQYSELVNADNVVYHGIDVEEYPVKDESDKGSYLFTIGRITHDKGQDKAIEIAKKTGSKLIIAGCVQNKPADREFFAGLNNSIDLSTEVGKHPVDNDYYARVIKPLLDCDKQIIYIGEISSEHKKHWYRHARATLFPIQWGEPFGLVLVESMACGTPVIALKRGAVPEIVVDGKTGIVVDSIDAMIEAISRVNTIDPGDCRNHVHDNFSITSMAYKYSELYHQLIDSHKISENCSSLTDDYFTEPLLHGAIATL, encoded by the coding sequence ATGATAAGTTTAAAGCAAGAAAATTTGACAGTGCTTCATGTGGCAACACTTAACCAGCCGATCAGACCGAACCTTGGTTATGGTCCCATAGAAACGGTGATTTATAACATAGACAAAGGGCTCGATGCTTCAGGTCACAGGTCGATCGTTGCCTGTTCAGGAGACTCAAGGGTTTTTGGGGAACATCACGTGACTGTTGATAGGAGCGCTGGTGATTATTGGAGCGACAACACCACTGAAAAGCATAAGGCCATGAATATACACCTTTCAAAGGCACTGTACAGGGCAAGGAGGGGTGACATTGACATTATACACGCCCATGATCCAAAGGCGGTTGAGTTCATGTATGATAGTGTATTCAAAATGAATGTACCGATTGTAATGACCCTTCACGTATCCGCAGAAGACAGCTCTCTTGGAGGCGCTTACCAGCGTTGGGCAAATCATCTTCTTGCATCCCCATTGGTGTATTGTGCTGCGATAAGCGAATATCAAAAAAAGCAGTATAGTGAACTGGTGAACGCGGACAATGTTGTTTACCACGGGATTGACGTTGAAGAATACCCGGTAAAGGATGAGTCGGATAAAGGAAGTTATTTATTTACTATTGGAAGGATAACCCATGACAAGGGGCAGGACAAGGCCATCGAAATTGCGAAAAAAACAGGTTCCAAGCTTATCATTGCCGGCTGTGTTCAGAATAAACCCGCCGACAGGGAGTTTTTTGCAGGCCTGAATAATTCTATCGACCTTTCCACTGAAGTAGGAAAGCATCCGGTTGATAATGACTATTATGCCAGGGTAATAAAACCGTTATTGGATTGTGATAAACAGATTATCTATATTGGAGAGATCAGCAGCGAGCATAAAAAACATTGGTACCGGCATGCAAGGGCAACTTTATTCCCTATACAATGGGGAGAACCATTCGGGCTCGTTCTTGTCGAGTCGATGGCATGCGGCACACCAGTTATAGCCTTAAAGAGAGGAGCTGTTCCTGAAATAGTAGTAGACGGAAAAACCGGTATTGTGGTAGACTCAATTGATGCAATGATTGAAGCAATCAGTCGAGTAAATACTATTGATCCAGGTGACTGCAGGAATCATGTACATGATAATTTCTCCATAACAAGTATGGCCTATAAATATTCAGAATTATATCATCAGTTAATCGACAGCCACAAAATATCAGAAAACTGCAGCAGTTTGACAGACGACTATTTTACTGAACCTCTACTCCATGGTGCGATAGCCACCTTATAA
- a CDS encoding glycoside hydrolase family 15 protein, with product MPKNIPVGNGNLLLNFDSDYQIRDVYFPYIGQEHHSKGDPFRFGVWVDGRCSWTGPEWDKSLKYYNNTLVTDVFLRNESLGLELRCHDVVDMELNVYIKEIEVINLQGNERQVRLFFCQDFYLCGYDIGDTAYFDPRTHSIIHYKANRYFLINCCNSEEEGVNHYACCRKESSGREGIWHSAERGLLNGNQISWGAADSAIGIWLDVPPKGKAAAHYWIAAGTNYSEVSQLNRKVLEKTPDELMKRTSDYWRAWVTKESRSFGDLPGSVINIYNRSLLIIRTQIDNRGAIIAANDSDIVHFGGDTYSYMWGRDGAFVAAALAKAGYTHVCMKFFNFCARVLSEEGYLYQHYNPDGSLASNWHPWLVEGKEVLPIQEDSTALILWALWIHYESSKDIEFIRPFYDTLIKKSADFMVNHRDPDTKLPIPCYDLWEERFGVHTYTVASVIAGLRAAANFARLFLDTSLAEKYDKTAEEIKGGLTKHLYHTGLKRYARSGYRKGKGYELDEVIDVSLSALAFLGVLPPRDSRMIQTMEAIHQQLWLKTPVEGCARYQDDVYHRPNDSPEDIPGNPWFISTLWLAEYYIARAESLHELREAIPYLEWCTKNALPSGVLAEQVHPVNGAPLSVSPLTWSHSSFVWTVQLYTDKFNSFVVNKTSSCNLEDYKTEGIMG from the coding sequence ATGCCCAAAAACATTCCGGTAGGCAACGGCAATCTTCTTCTTAATTTTGACTCAGATTATCAGATCAGGGACGTGTATTTCCCCTATATAGGACAGGAGCATCACTCAAAAGGTGATCCTTTCCGGTTCGGAGTGTGGGTGGATGGACGTTGCTCCTGGACAGGGCCGGAATGGGATAAAAGCCTAAAATATTACAATAACACCCTTGTTACTGATGTGTTTCTGAGAAACGAGTCCCTGGGCCTGGAGCTGCGCTGCCATGACGTGGTAGATATGGAGTTGAATGTATATATTAAAGAAATCGAGGTGATAAATCTACAAGGGAATGAACGCCAGGTAAGGCTGTTTTTCTGTCAGGATTTTTATCTTTGTGGCTATGATATCGGAGACACAGCCTATTTTGATCCACGTACCCACTCCATAATCCACTATAAGGCCAATCGTTACTTTCTCATTAATTGTTGCAATTCTGAAGAAGAAGGTGTAAATCACTATGCATGTTGCCGCAAGGAATCTTCAGGAAGGGAAGGAATATGGCATAGTGCTGAGCGCGGACTACTTAATGGGAATCAAATTTCATGGGGAGCTGCTGACTCTGCTATTGGGATATGGCTGGATGTGCCTCCAAAAGGGAAAGCTGCTGCTCATTACTGGATTGCAGCAGGCACGAACTACAGCGAGGTGTCTCAACTTAACCGAAAGGTGTTAGAGAAGACTCCGGATGAGTTGATGAAACGCACATCAGATTACTGGAGAGCGTGGGTCACGAAAGAATCCAGGTCCTTTGGAGACTTACCAGGATCTGTCATTAACATATACAATCGCAGTCTCCTGATTATAAGAACACAGATAGACAACAGGGGAGCAATCATCGCGGCAAATGATTCAGATATAGTCCATTTTGGAGGAGACACATATTCGTACATGTGGGGACGTGATGGAGCTTTTGTAGCCGCCGCATTGGCAAAGGCCGGTTACACCCATGTATGTATGAAATTTTTTAACTTTTGTGCTCGTGTTCTATCAGAGGAAGGATACCTTTACCAGCATTACAATCCTGATGGATCACTGGCAAGCAACTGGCATCCCTGGTTGGTGGAGGGGAAGGAAGTCCTCCCGATACAGGAAGACTCTACCGCTTTAATTCTCTGGGCACTCTGGATACACTATGAGAGTTCTAAGGACATAGAATTCATCAGACCGTTCTATGATACGCTTATTAAAAAGTCTGCTGACTTTATGGTAAATCACCGCGATCCTGATACTAAACTGCCCATCCCCTGCTATGACCTCTGGGAAGAACGTTTTGGAGTGCACACTTATACCGTAGCGTCAGTGATTGCCGGTCTAAGGGCGGCGGCGAATTTTGCAAGACTCTTTCTGGATACCTCATTGGCAGAGAAATATGACAAAACAGCCGAAGAAATAAAAGGAGGCCTTACTAAACACCTCTACCACACGGGTCTAAAGAGGTACGCCCGCTCAGGTTACCGAAAAGGTAAAGGCTACGAACTCGACGAAGTAATTGATGTCAGTTTATCTGCACTCGCTTTCCTGGGAGTATTGCCTCCCAGAGACTCTCGGATGATCCAAACAATGGAGGCAATACATCAGCAATTATGGCTGAAGACTCCTGTTGAAGGTTGTGCCAGATATCAGGATGATGTTTACCATCGGCCGAATGACAGCCCGGAGGATATTCCCGGCAATCCCTGGTTTATCTCAACACTCTGGTTGGCAGAGTATTATATAGCGCGTGCCGAAAGCCTTCATGAACTTCGAGAGGCCATTCCTTACCTTGAATGGTGTACAAAAAACGCTCTTCCTTCCGGTGTGCTTGCAGAGCAGGTGCACCCGGTAAACGGTGCTCCACTCTCTGTTTCACCGCTTACGTGGAGCCATTCCTCTTTTGTGTGGACAGTTCAGCTATACACCGATAAATTCAACTCATTTGTGGTTAACAAGACGTCATCTTGCAACCTGGAAGATTATAAAACTGAAGGCATTATGGGTTAG
- the hflK gene encoding FtsH protease activity modulator HflK: MNGYGDKPDFKFDKTQFDPFKKYMLPIAFVIGIIILGYSSVFTVKANQEAAMLRFGKYTETVGPGLHFKLPFGIDKVYVGEVKRIYNEEFGYRTVSSGRESMIDYNFRGASDVSLMLTGDRNCAEVHWVVRYKIKNLKEFLFRVRDVKSVIRDVSEAVMRRIVGDMSIDEVLTIGRRKIEEIAETEIETVLDTYGCGIDIQVVNLKGVNPPGEVKDAFDSVNKAVQMRDQITNEAEGKKNKVIPAAMGKQQQAIREAEGYKIKRINEATGDTKAFLAVWKEYEKAKGVTRRRLYLETMEKVIPKCEEIYIIDKDQKGILPILNLGESKVIK; the protein is encoded by the coding sequence ATGAATGGTTACGGTGATAAACCGGATTTCAAGTTTGATAAAACACAGTTTGATCCTTTTAAGAAGTATATGTTACCAATAGCGTTCGTTATAGGTATTATCATACTTGGGTATTCTTCAGTATTTACGGTAAAGGCCAATCAGGAAGCCGCAATGTTAAGGTTCGGTAAGTATACGGAAACTGTCGGGCCGGGATTGCATTTTAAGTTGCCTTTTGGTATTGACAAGGTATATGTTGGAGAGGTGAAACGTATATATAACGAAGAGTTTGGCTATAGAACCGTTAGTTCCGGTAGAGAAAGTATGATTGATTACAACTTCAGGGGTGCAAGCGATGTCTCTCTCATGCTGACCGGAGACAGGAATTGTGCCGAGGTACATTGGGTAGTAAGATACAAGATTAAGAACCTGAAAGAGTTCCTCTTTCGTGTAAGGGATGTCAAGAGTGTCATCAGAGATGTTAGTGAAGCGGTAATGAGAAGGATTGTTGGTGACATGTCTATTGATGAAGTGCTGACTATTGGCAGAAGGAAGATAGAGGAAATTGCGGAGACGGAGATAGAAACAGTACTGGATACTTATGGCTGCGGGATTGATATACAGGTAGTAAACCTGAAGGGTGTTAACCCTCCGGGTGAAGTTAAGGATGCCTTTGATTCTGTTAACAAGGCGGTGCAGATGAGAGATCAGATTACGAATGAAGCAGAAGGAAAGAAGAACAAAGTCATACCGGCTGCAATGGGTAAGCAGCAGCAGGCGATTAGAGAGGCGGAAGGGTATAAGATAAAGAGAATCAACGAGGCGACTGGAGATACAAAGGCGTTTCTTGCCGTATGGAAAGAGTATGAGAAGGCAAAGGGTGTTACCAGAAGGAGGCTTTACCTGGAAACAATGGAAAAGGTGATACCAAAATGTGAAGAAATATACATAATTGACAAAGATCAGAAAGGGATTTTGCCGATACTCAATCTGGGAGAAAGTAAGGTGATTAAATGA
- a CDS encoding SPFH domain-containing protein → MNEMKQKAQVYITVAIIAVVAIIIIASSSFYVVDIKSQCVITEFGKPKKVVTEPGLKVKTPFIQKTKYFEKRIIEWDGEPSDILTRDKENIGINTWARWKIVDPLKFYTSIGTEEEARDS, encoded by the coding sequence ATGAATGAAATGAAACAAAAGGCGCAAGTATATATAACAGTAGCCATAATCGCGGTAGTTGCAATAATTATCATAGCCAGTAGTTCTTTTTACGTAGTCGACATTAAATCACAGTGTGTGATTACTGAATTTGGTAAACCAAAGAAAGTTGTAACAGAACCCGGGCTAAAGGTAAAAACACCTTTTATACAAAAAACAAAATATTTTGAAAAACGAATCATAGAATGGGATGGTGAGCCGAGTGATATCTTGACAAGAGATAAAGAAAATATTGGCATTAATACCTGGGCTCGTTGGAAGATTGTAGACCCTTTAAAATTTTATACATCAATAGGAACGGAAGAAGAGGCCAGGGATTCTTGA
- the hflC gene encoding protease modulator HflC, producing MEDYPLNEVLRNTNRKLEYTTVELEKAEIDKKVKVSHGRASLVGEINKMANEGLRDRYGMELVDVRIKHVNYVQAVIPKIFDRMRSERIRIANKYESEGRREEAEIMGYMKKELEKIESEGYKIATETRGEADAEAVKIYADAYGKDPDFYSFTKTLETYEKTVDDNTRLYLSTDSDYYKYIDSFTEK from the coding sequence ATTGAAGACTATCCTTTAAATGAGGTATTAAGGAACACTAACCGGAAGCTTGAATATACTACAGTAGAGTTGGAAAAGGCGGAAATTGACAAGAAGGTAAAAGTTTCTCATGGCAGGGCAAGCCTTGTTGGAGAAATAAATAAAATGGCAAATGAAGGATTACGTGATAGATACGGTATGGAACTGGTTGATGTAAGGATAAAGCATGTTAATTATGTACAGGCGGTCATACCTAAGATATTTGACAGGATGCGTTCAGAAAGAATAAGGATTGCAAATAAATATGAGTCTGAGGGCAGGAGAGAAGAGGCGGAAATAATGGGGTATATGAAGAAGGAACTGGAGAAGATAGAATCTGAAGGCTACAAGATAGCAACTGAGACGAGAGGTGAAGCAGATGCCGAAGCAGTAAAAATATATGCAGATGCTTACGGAAAAGATCCTGATTTTTACTCTTTTACAAAGACTCTTGAAACGTATGAGAAAACCGTTGACGATAACACCCGTTTGTATTTAAGCACAGATAGTGATTACTATAAGTATATAGATAGTTTTACGGAAAAGTAA
- a CDS encoding diguanylate cyclase produces MTHRASLKKQFNRDAVFPVRYGGEESAIIFSETAIAPAAVMAERLRVEVYRYFADRDLCITVSIGVSCICKPDVTTASELHYQADKALYKVKCGGKNRVGRNA; encoded by the coding sequence GTGACACACAGGGCAAGTCTCAAGAAACAATTCAATCGTGATGCCGTTTTCCCTGTGCGCTACGGGGGTGAAGAAAGCGCAATTATTTTCTCGGAAACGGCGATTGCTCCAGCCGCCGTAATGGCTGAAAGGTTACGTGTGGAAGTGTACCGATACTTCGCGGACCGTGATCTCTGCATCACGGTGAGTATTGGTGTATCATGCATCTGTAAGCCGGATGTTACAACGGCATCCGAATTGCACTATCAGGCTGATAAGGCGTTGTACAAGGTGAAGTGCGGCGGTAAAAACAGGGTAGGAAGAAATGCCTAA